The Desulforegulaceae bacterium genome includes a window with the following:
- a CDS encoding lysine exporter LysO family protein: MKDSLIITFCFILGLVLGIYKFLPEFLIKNSFSNYALYLILFLVGVTMGSDKKTWFFFLSKSFKLVLIPLSIIIGTLIGSGLISLAIKEISIQEALAVGSGFGYYSLSSIIIAEIHSETLGMTALLSNISREILTLLLTPFFVRFFGPLSPVASGGATSMDTCLPVIAKYSGREIAAAAVFSGFILTLVTPFAVTFILNF, encoded by the coding sequence ATGAAAGACAGTTTAATTATAACATTTTGTTTTATTTTGGGACTTGTTCTTGGGATCTACAAGTTTTTACCCGAGTTTTTAATAAAAAACTCTTTTTCTAATTATGCTCTTTACCTCATCCTTTTTCTGGTGGGGGTTACCATGGGCTCGGATAAAAAAACCTGGTTTTTCTTCTTGAGTAAAAGCTTTAAGCTTGTTTTAATACCTTTATCAATAATTATAGGCACTCTTATAGGCTCAGGACTTATTTCCCTTGCCATAAAAGAAATTTCAATCCAAGAGGCTTTGGCTGTGGGGTCAGGATTTGGATATTATTCACTTTCAAGTATAATTATAGCAGAAATTCATTCGGAAACACTTGGAATGACAGCTCTTTTATCAAATATTTCAAGGGAAATCCTAACCCTTCTTTTAACACCGTTTTTTGTCAGATTTTTTGGCCCCCTTTCTCCTGTTGCTTCAGGAGGGGCAACTTCAATGGACACTTGTTTGCCTGTAATTGCAAAGTATTCAGGAAGGGAAATTGCTGCTGCTGCAGTTTTCAGCGGGTTTATCCTTACTTTGGTTACACCTTTTGCAGTAACTTTTATATTGAACTTTTAA
- a CDS encoding CoA-binding protein, with the protein MIKGKIITDNNEIKEILKNSKKIAVLGISPKKERDSFQVSKFLIENGYEIFPVRPGGGEIHGLKVYENLDSLDEKIDILDVFRNSDKVLGHLEEALRLKPKVFWMQLGVENQEAAKVLIENGINVIMDRCTKIEHKRLFS; encoded by the coding sequence ATGATAAAAGGAAAAATTATAACAGATAATAATGAAATAAAAGAAATTTTAAAAAACTCTAAAAAAATTGCAGTTCTTGGGATAAGTCCTAAAAAAGAAAGGGATTCTTTTCAGGTTTCCAAATTTTTAATTGAAAATGGATATGAAATTTTTCCTGTAAGACCAGGGGGCGGAGAAATTCATGGGCTCAAAGTTTATGAAAACCTTGACTCCCTTGATGAAAAAATTGATATTTTAGATGTATTTAGAAACTCAGACAAGGTTTTGGGACATCTTGAAGAAGCTTTAAGGCTTAAGCCAAAGGTTTTTTGGATGCAGCTTGGAGTTGAAAATCAGGAAGCCGCAAAAGTTTTAATTGAAAATGGAATTAATGTAATAATGGACAGGTGTACTAAAATTGAACATAAAAGATTATTCAGTTAA
- a CDS encoding response regulator, which yields MNIIIAENNPDSSKLVQNLLSKENYVFHLAKNGKEAIELLKTTKSRIIIYNWKMPGIDGVNFCKKIRTDFSTPYIYIIFLTSTPDIEKMVSAFDAGADDYLEKPLNPKEMVARIKAGIRTIKLQDKFEKANIQLVNSEKMAAVGQLSAGIAHEINNPTSFVKSNLETLRGYMDDFIDAGKKLNTVFELNLQGKLPNKQEMDEISNYLEKIDINFLLKDVGDLLKDCIEGINRVSKIVTDMKNFAHPGNAMAKPSDINKGIESTLNVIWPEIKYKAKIIKEYGEIPKINCLPQKLNEVFMNIILNASHSIEEKGIISIKTYLKNNSIIIEIADNGKGIPKEDLPKIFDPFFTTKPVGKGTGLGLNIAYNIIKMHKGTIEAKSEVGKGTLFIIALPVN from the coding sequence ATGAATATAATTATTGCTGAGAATAATCCTGATTCCTCAAAACTTGTTCAAAATTTACTTTCAAAAGAAAACTATGTTTTCCATCTTGCCAAAAACGGAAAAGAGGCTATTGAGCTTTTAAAAACAACAAAAAGCAGAATAATAATATACAATTGGAAAATGCCCGGAATAGACGGAGTGAACTTTTGCAAAAAAATAAGAACAGATTTTTCCACACCCTATATATATATAATTTTTCTCACTTCAACTCCAGATATTGAAAAAATGGTGTCAGCTTTTGATGCCGGAGCAGACGATTATCTTGAAAAACCCTTAAATCCAAAAGAGATGGTTGCAAGAATAAAAGCCGGAATAAGAACAATAAAACTCCAGGACAAATTTGAAAAAGCAAATATCCAGCTTGTAAATTCAGAAAAAATGGCTGCTGTGGGTCAACTTTCAGCAGGAATTGCACATGAAATAAACAATCCCACCAGTTTTGTAAAAAGCAATCTTGAAACTCTTCGGGGCTATATGGATGATTTTATTGATGCCGGAAAAAAACTAAACACTGTTTTTGAACTTAACCTCCAGGGAAAACTACCGAATAAACAAGAAATGGACGAAATCAGTAACTACCTGGAAAAAATAGATATAAATTTTCTTCTTAAAGATGTTGGTGATCTTTTAAAAGACTGTATTGAAGGAATAAACAGGGTCAGCAAAATTGTAACTGATATGAAAAATTTTGCCCATCCAGGAAATGCTATGGCAAAGCCTTCGGATATAAACAAAGGAATTGAATCAACCCTGAATGTAATCTGGCCTGAAATTAAATATAAGGCAAAAATTATAAAAGAATACGGAGAAATTCCTAAAATCAATTGTTTGCCTCAAAAGCTCAATGAAGTTTTTATGAATATTATTCTCAATGCCTCCCACTCAATTGAAGAAAAAGGAATTATATCAATAAAAACATATTTGAAAAACAACTCAATAATAATTGAAATAGCAGATAATGGCAAAGGAATACCAAAGGAAGATTTGCCAAAAATATTTGACCCTTTTTTTACAACAAAACCCGTTGGAAAAGGAACAGGGCTTGGCTTAAACATTGCTTATAATATAATAAAAATGCACAAAGGAACCATAGAGGCCAAAAGTGAAGTTGGAAAAGGTACTCTTTTTATTATTGCATTGCCTGTAAATTAA
- a CDS encoding flagellar biosynthesis anti-sigma factor FlgM, with product MKIAGSFLKEAINQLKPEKAKTEKLEKTKSEITDKVSIGNSSERKSELESSPIYSPENLKIDRGVESRASKIERLKNEINSGTYNISSGKVAEKILGAHINDLI from the coding sequence ATGAAAATAGCAGGTTCTTTTTTAAAAGAAGCAATAAATCAGCTCAAGCCTGAAAAAGCAAAAACTGAGAAACTGGAAAAAACAAAATCTGAAATTACAGACAAAGTTTCCATAGGAAATTCCAGTGAAAGAAAATCAGAGCTTGAATCATCACCAATATATTCTCCTGAGAATTTAAAAATAGACAGAGGGGTTGAATCAAGAGCCTCCAAAATAGAGCGTCTTAAAAACGAAATAAACTCAGGTACATACAATATCTCTTCTGGAAAAGTTGCAGAAAAAATTCTGGGAGCCCATATTAATGATTTGATTTAA
- the yedF gene encoding sulfurtransferase-like selenium metabolism protein YedF, with protein sequence MKLIDARKLSCPAPVIETKNFLDSNSECKQICVLVDNQPAFENVSRFLSNYGFEVEVSMEKETYKLIGTSQGREVKPLSLVESEFSNIKTLIMISKDELGSGDSILGKSLMKNFIATLNEYQGLWMLVFVNGGVKLTINDSLVLSDLKNLEKSGIKILVCGTCLGHYNLLESKEIGETTNMLDIVTSLNLADKVISI encoded by the coding sequence ATGAAGTTGATAGATGCAAGAAAACTATCGTGTCCAGCCCCTGTAATTGAAACTAAAAACTTTCTTGATTCTAATTCAGAGTGTAAGCAAATTTGCGTTCTGGTTGATAATCAGCCGGCATTTGAAAATGTTTCAAGATTTCTTTCTAACTATGGATTTGAAGTAGAAGTTTCAATGGAAAAAGAAACCTATAAATTAATAGGAACAAGTCAGGGTAGAGAAGTTAAACCCTTAAGCTTGGTTGAAAGCGAGTTTTCAAATATAAAAACTTTAATTATGATTTCCAAAGATGAGCTGGGATCTGGTGACAGCATTCTTGGAAAAAGTCTGATGAAAAATTTCATTGCCACCTTAAATGAATATCAAGGTTTGTGGATGCTTGTTTTTGTAAATGGAGGAGTAAAGCTTACAATTAATGATTCTTTAGTTTTGTCAGATTTAAAAAATCTTGAAAAATCCGGAATTAAAATTCTTGTCTGCGGAACCTGCCTTGGTCATTATAATCTTTTAGAATCAAAGGAAATTGGGGAAACAACAAATATGCTTGATATTGTTACAAGCTTAAACCTTGCTGACAAAGTGATTTCAATCTAA
- the polA gene encoding DNA polymerase I: MTKKTIYLVDGTAYIYRNYHAIRNLSTKEGFPTNAIFGFTRTLINLLKEKTPQYIGVCFDARGKTFRNEIYDDYKANRPEMPKELALQIDGVKKTVSALSIPWFEKQGFEADDLLGTMAKKAEAQGFKAVIVTGDKDLSQLINENISIYDPMKKIEITFDSFKETNGFSPDFLTQAMGLSGDASDNIPGVKGVGIKTAAKLIKEYKTLEKIYENINKIKGKKLVENLEINKENAFLSRKLVEINCEVPFDFDLDELIKKEPKKEELANLFKEYEFKNLQREFLEHTNQSENSYKCLNEINQIKEVVKKIQNTKFFAFDTETTSPNPVEAELAGISLAFSNEDIYYIPIKHENTKTVSLKEVQDTLKEIFIDESILKIAQNLKYDLIVLKTHGIEIKGKTFDTMLAAYLLSPGSRSHNLNDLALEYLNHKMIDFKDIVNKGQTFDKADFDKAFVYACEDSEITLKLYKILKTRLEEKNLFELLEKIEMPLVPVLAEMEIKGIFIDKDKLVEMSTAFEKELIQIEKDTFETAGEEFNMNSSKQLGEILFEKLNLPPKKKTKKKTGYSTDMSVLEDLSQIHPLPELILRHRELSKLKSTYTDALVSLINKKTGRIHTSFNQTITATGRLSSSNPNLQNIPIRTEKGRKIREAFIPKKGWILLAADYSQIELRLLAHFSKDPLLIEAFKNDQDIHSKTAEEVFQTLPGMINDDLRRQAKAINFGIIYGMGAFKLAGELGISRKMAQTYIDNYFSRYKKVYEFIESAKEQVRKTGHSTTILGRTRIIEEINSTNKNKIMMAERIAVNTKIQGSAADILKLSMIKTAELLKENKMETNLLLTVHDELVFELPPHEKKEAEEILKASMEKIIKLDVPLKINIASGKNWSEAH; encoded by the coding sequence ATGACAAAAAAAACAATTTATCTTGTCGATGGAACCGCATACATTTACAGAAACTATCATGCCATTAGAAATCTTTCCACCAAAGAAGGTTTTCCCACCAATGCAATTTTTGGATTTACAAGAACCTTGATAAACCTTTTAAAAGAAAAAACTCCCCAATATATTGGTGTCTGCTTTGATGCCAGGGGAAAAACATTTAGAAATGAAATTTATGATGATTATAAGGCAAATAGGCCAGAAATGCCCAAAGAGCTGGCTTTACAAATAGATGGGGTTAAAAAAACAGTTTCAGCACTTTCAATCCCCTGGTTTGAAAAACAAGGATTTGAAGCAGATGACCTTCTTGGGACCATGGCAAAAAAAGCCGAGGCTCAAGGATTTAAAGCTGTGATAGTAACAGGAGATAAAGACTTGTCCCAGCTTATAAATGAAAATATCTCAATTTATGACCCAATGAAAAAAATTGAAATCACCTTTGATTCATTTAAAGAAACCAATGGGTTTTCACCTGATTTTCTTACCCAGGCAATGGGACTTTCAGGAGATGCTTCAGACAATATTCCAGGGGTTAAGGGAGTGGGAATAAAAACAGCTGCAAAACTTATAAAAGAATATAAAACCCTTGAAAAAATTTATGAAAACATCAATAAAATCAAAGGCAAAAAACTGGTTGAAAACCTTGAAATAAATAAGGAAAATGCGTTTTTAAGCAGAAAGCTTGTAGAAATTAATTGTGAAGTGCCCTTTGATTTTGATCTTGATGAACTTATAAAAAAAGAGCCAAAAAAAGAAGAACTTGCCAATTTATTTAAAGAATATGAATTTAAAAACCTTCAAAGGGAATTTCTTGAACATACAAATCAATCTGAAAATTCATATAAGTGCCTAAATGAAATAAACCAAATAAAAGAAGTTGTAAAAAAAATACAAAACACAAAGTTTTTTGCCTTTGATACTGAAACAACAAGTCCAAATCCTGTAGAAGCAGAACTGGCAGGCATTTCACTGGCTTTTTCCAATGAAGATATTTATTATATCCCAATTAAACATGAAAATACAAAAACTGTTTCTCTAAAAGAAGTTCAGGATACTTTAAAAGAAATTTTTATAGATGAATCAATTCTTAAAATTGCCCAAAATCTAAAATATGATCTTATTGTGTTAAAAACCCATGGAATTGAAATTAAGGGAAAAACCTTTGATACAATGCTTGCAGCCTATCTACTTTCTCCTGGCAGCAGATCCCATAACCTAAATGATCTTGCCCTTGAATATCTCAACCATAAAATGATTGATTTTAAAGATATAGTTAATAAAGGACAAACCTTTGATAAGGCAGACTTTGACAAAGCTTTTGTTTATGCTTGCGAAGATTCTGAGATCACTTTAAAACTTTATAAAATCCTTAAAACCAGGCTTGAAGAAAAAAATTTATTTGAGCTTTTAGAAAAAATAGAAATGCCCCTTGTTCCTGTGCTTGCAGAAATGGAAATTAAAGGGATTTTTATTGATAAAGACAAGCTTGTTGAAATGTCAACTGCCTTTGAAAAAGAGCTTATCCAGATAGAAAAAGATACTTTTGAAACCGCAGGTGAAGAATTTAATATGAATTCATCAAAACAGCTTGGTGAAATTCTTTTTGAAAAATTAAATCTTCCACCCAAGAAAAAAACCAAGAAAAAAACAGGATATTCAACAGATATGTCTGTTTTGGAAGATCTTTCACAAATTCATCCCCTGCCCGAACTTATTTTAAGGCATAGAGAGCTTTCAAAATTAAAATCAACTTATACAGACGCCCTTGTATCACTTATAAATAAAAAAACAGGAAGAATTCACACCTCCTTTAATCAAACAATTACAGCCACAGGAAGGCTGAGCAGTTCAAATCCCAATTTGCAAAATATTCCCATAAGAACTGAAAAAGGAAGAAAAATAAGAGAAGCTTTTATTCCTAAAAAAGGCTGGATTTTACTTGCTGCAGACTACTCCCAGATTGAACTTAGGCTTTTGGCACATTTTTCAAAGGATCCTCTTTTAATTGAAGCTTTTAAAAATGACCAGGATATTCATTCAAAAACAGCAGAAGAGGTTTTTCAAACTCTTCCAGGAATGATTAATGATGATTTAAGAAGGCAGGCAAAGGCAATAAATTTTGGAATAATTTATGGAATGGGAGCTTTTAAGCTGGCTGGAGAACTTGGGATTTCAAGAAAAATGGCCCAAACTTATATAGATAATTATTTTTCAAGATATAAAAAAGTATATGAATTTATTGAATCTGCAAAAGAGCAGGTAAGAAAAACCGGACATTCCACAACAATTTTGGGAAGAACAAGAATAATTGAAGAAATAAACAGTACAAATAAAAATAAAATCATGATGGCAGAAAGAATTGCAGTAAACACCAAAATCCAGGGTTCTGCAGCTGATATTTTAAAACTTTCAATGATAAAAACCGCTGAACTTTTAAAAGAAAACAAAATGGAAACCAATCTTTTACTCACTGTTCATGATGAACTTGTATTTGAACTTCCCCCCCATGAAAAAAAAGAAGCTGAAGAAATTTTAAAAGCTTCAATGGAAAAAATAATCAAGCTTGATGTCCCACTTAAAATAAATATTGCTTCGGGTAAAAACTGGTCTGAGGCTCATTAA
- the mazG gene encoding nucleoside triphosphate pyrophosphohydrolase, producing the protein MADNYFLDPLMDLIGILKSEKGCPWDKNQTPFSLAKYLVEESHEAYEAIHSGKIESIKDELGDTLFQLCFIVLLYQEQGLFTFEDIVEKSVSKMKFRHPHVFSDEKACCEEEVKKIWENVKQLEKKDKFKSVMDSVPSGLPALMKALEVSEKAVKCGFEWSDLEGVFEKVFEEIEELKETFDKKLDFEDKQMEFGDLLFTLVNSGRFLGIESEAALLKACDKFEKRFRWMEKKVLSEGKEFESIDRIELENFWEISKKIYP; encoded by the coding sequence ATGGCAGATAATTATTTTTTAGATCCTCTTATGGATCTTATAGGGATATTAAAAAGTGAAAAAGGCTGCCCCTGGGATAAAAATCAAACTCCTTTTTCTTTAGCTAAATATCTTGTGGAAGAATCTCATGAAGCCTATGAAGCAATCCATTCTGGAAAGATTGAAAGTATAAAAGATGAGCTTGGTGATACTTTATTCCAGCTTTGTTTTATTGTTCTTCTTTATCAGGAACAAGGCCTTTTTACTTTTGAAGATATTGTTGAAAAATCTGTTTCAAAAATGAAATTTCGGCATCCCCATGTTTTTTCAGATGAAAAAGCCTGTTGCGAAGAAGAAGTGAAAAAAATTTGGGAAAATGTAAAGCAGCTTGAAAAAAAAGATAAATTTAAATCTGTAATGGACAGTGTTCCTTCGGGACTGCCAGCTCTTATGAAAGCTTTGGAAGTCTCAGAAAAAGCAGTAAAATGCGGATTTGAATGGAGTGATCTTGAAGGGGTTTTTGAAAAGGTTTTTGAAGAAATAGAAGAACTAAAAGAAACCTTTGATAAAAAACTTGATTTTGAAGATAAGCAGATGGAATTTGGGGATCTTTTATTCACTCTTGTAAATTCAGGACGTTTTCTTGGGATTGAAAGTGAAGCTGCCCTTTTAAAAGCCTGTGACAAGTTTGAAAAAAGATTCAGGTGGATGGAAAAAAAAGTTTTATCCGAGGGAAAAGAATTTGAAAGTATTGACAGAATAGAACTTGAAAATTTCTGGGAAATTTCAAAAAAAATTTACCCTTGA
- a CDS encoding NUDIX hydrolase, with product MKQKKFCHFCGFELDKKFIEGRTRLFCKVCNQPLYENPVPASCCVVVNNKRKILLVKRSVEPKIGMWCLPGGFMEIGETPEETALRELNEETGITGEISNIIGALSHPSILYGSVSITGYLVENFSGQIFPGDDAMDCKFFNYEDLPEIAFRSHLSFIRAYVSRYLP from the coding sequence TTGAAACAAAAAAAATTTTGTCATTTTTGCGGATTTGAGCTTGATAAAAAATTTATTGAAGGAAGAACAAGACTTTTTTGCAAGGTCTGCAATCAGCCCTTGTATGAAAACCCGGTACCTGCCTCCTGTTGCGTAGTTGTTAATAACAAGAGAAAAATTCTTTTGGTAAAAAGAAGTGTTGAACCAAAAATTGGAATGTGGTGCCTTCCCGGGGGATTTATGGAAATTGGTGAAACTCCTGAAGAAACTGCACTCAGAGAACTTAATGAAGAAACAGGGATAACCGGTGAAATTTCAAATATAATAGGAGCTTTAAGTCACCCAAGTATTTTATACGGCAGTGTTTCCATCACAGGATATCTGGTGGAAAATTTTTCCGGGCAAATTTTTCCAGGTGACGATGCCATGGATTGTAAGTTTTTTAATTATGAAGATCTGCCTGAAATAGCCTTTCGCTCTCACCTTTCTTTTATCCGGGCCTATGTTTCAAGATATCTTCCTTGA
- a CDS encoding class II fructose-bisphosphate aldolase → MPVKPADFEKAVEIGRPPNIRRLFPNSKALIVSGKYIDLAMLKKGKCMTIAANTRNHIVLRGVLQAAQRANAAIIIEIARSEGGANAYCPINLWNIARQVDAVCNELGITIPVAVHADHYGIKKESELPAAKREIPSLFDSGITSIAIDASHMRDDLNLLANIELYDLIPPWAGLETEVGEIKGDLGLSTPEEALFLIQGLNAHNIFPNWIALNNGTTHGIETNEEGIQIELTAEIHRALSPYKISGAQHGTSGNSTEKLKKIVKETATTKANVATALQMVGWGVEVNNYGNAILDSNGDLKKIKGEGLPEDIWEEMNEYARKNNIKGNDFKKLNRPFENRIMGIEKEVKEQMAKRVEDLAYDYLVNVFNAKDTADYAINEILEKGGHDPGPKASRIEDPNEWTKEKIIEKAKLITSDKGPEGNFDD, encoded by the coding sequence ATGCCTGTAAAACCAGCTGATTTTGAAAAAGCTGTTGAAATTGGAAGGCCGCCCAACATCAGAAGATTGTTTCCAAACTCAAAGGCCCTTATTGTATCAGGAAAGTATATTGACCTTGCAATGCTTAAAAAAGGCAAATGCATGACAATAGCTGCCAATACAAGGAACCATATTGTTTTAAGAGGAGTTCTCCAGGCAGCCCAAAGGGCCAATGCTGCAATTATAATTGAAATTGCAAGATCCGAAGGCGGAGCCAACGCTTACTGCCCTATAAACCTGTGGAATATAGCAAGACAAGTTGATGCTGTATGCAATGAGCTTGGAATAACAATTCCTGTAGCAGTTCATGCAGATCACTACGGAATTAAAAAAGAAAGTGAACTTCCAGCTGCAAAAAGAGAAATCCCGTCTTTATTTGACAGCGGAATAACATCCATTGCCATAGATGCTTCCCATATGAGAGACGATCTTAATCTTCTTGCAAACATTGAACTATACGACCTTATTCCCCCATGGGCAGGTCTTGAAACTGAAGTTGGAGAAATTAAAGGAGATTTGGGGCTTTCAACTCCTGAAGAGGCACTTTTTCTTATCCAGGGTCTTAATGCCCATAATATTTTTCCAAACTGGATTGCCCTTAACAATGGAACCACCCATGGAATAGAAACAAACGAAGAAGGAATCCAAATAGAGCTTACAGCAGAAATTCACCGTGCTCTTTCACCTTATAAAATATCAGGTGCCCAGCACGGAACTTCAGGAAACAGCACTGAAAAACTAAAAAAGATTGTCAAAGAAACAGCCACAACAAAAGCAAATGTTGCCACAGCTCTTCAAATGGTAGGATGGGGAGTTGAAGTAAATAACTATGGAAATGCCATCCTTGATTCAAACGGAGACTTGAAAAAGATTAAAGGAGAAGGACTTCCTGAAGATATCTGGGAAGAAATGAATGAATACGCAAGAAAAAACAATATAAAAGGCAATGATTTCAAAAAACTCAACAGACCCTTTGAAAACAGAATAATGGGAATTGAAAAAGAAGTTAAAGAACAAATGGCAAAAAGAGTTGAAGATCTTGCCTATGATTATCTTGTAAATGTTTTCAACGCAAAAGATACAGCAGATTACGCAATAAATGAAATCCTTGAAAAAGGAGGCCATGATCCAGGGCCCAAAGCATCAAGAATTGAAGATCCCAATGAATGGACAAAAGAAAAAATAATTGAAAAAGCAAAACTTATCACAAGTGATAAAGGCCCTGAGGGAAACTTTGACGATTAA
- a CDS encoding response regulator, with the protein MENKANLKYKHKIIVVDDEEGILKAIKRILRKLPCEITTTTSPEKGLEILKKEKPAFSLIISDQRMPEMKGADFLKKAKAISPFAIRFLITGHTDMDALVDAINKGGIHRFIAKPWEDQDFIELVIDGLRQYELVLENKRLLAIVAKQNKELEEKVKERTIEASRKNAKLISSNKELKENLFNAIRSIDSLIFTINPKLSQHGRRVSSISIKLGIAMDLSKKELRTLEIASLLHDIGRLSLPEEKSSDSESIEVSKTKDYISHPEKGQEILKFIPQLDTCSKIIRHHHENYDGSGFPDGLEEKNIPMESRIISIADYYDKMHINPQRLKSSIENFIKNKKISPDKIDRNTLIENSVMHSLQQNTFSLFDPDILKLMLDLIKNKELDYTAKIEVKPHELKPGDLLAKEITTASGKVVLEKDTILDLEKIATLNHILKTNSLKEPIKVIEYFGKN; encoded by the coding sequence ATGGAAAATAAAGCAAATTTAAAATATAAACACAAAATTATTGTTGTTGATGATGAAGAGGGTATATTAAAAGCCATAAAAAGAATTTTAAGAAAACTTCCCTGCGAAATTACAACAACAACTTCTCCTGAAAAAGGCCTTGAAATTTTAAAAAAAGAAAAACCGGCTTTTTCATTGATAATTTCAGATCAAAGAATGCCGGAAATGAAGGGTGCTGATTTTCTTAAAAAAGCAAAGGCAATTTCTCCTTTTGCAATAAGATTTCTTATCACAGGACATACTGATATGGATGCTCTTGTTGATGCTATCAATAAAGGAGGAATCCACAGATTCATAGCCAAACCATGGGAAGATCAAGACTTTATTGAACTTGTAATTGATGGTCTCAGACAATATGAGCTTGTTCTTGAAAACAAAAGACTTCTTGCTATAGTTGCAAAACAAAACAAAGAACTTGAAGAAAAAGTTAAAGAAAGAACCATTGAAGCTTCAAGAAAAAATGCAAAACTCATAAGTTCAAACAAGGAGCTAAAAGAAAATCTTTTCAACGCCATAAGATCAATTGACAGTCTTATATTTACAATTAATCCCAAACTTTCCCAACACGGAAGAAGAGTATCTTCTATTTCAATCAAACTTGGAATTGCCATGGATCTTTCAAAAAAAGAGCTGAGAACCCTTGAAATAGCATCTCTTCTCCATGATATAGGCAGACTCTCCCTTCCAGAAGAAAAAAGTTCAGACTCTGAGTCTATTGAAGTTTCCAAAACAAAGGACTATATTAGCCACCCTGAAAAAGGCCAGGAAATTTTAAAGTTTATTCCCCAGCTGGATACCTGTTCAAAAATAATCAGACATCATCATGAAAACTACGATGGTTCAGGATTTCCAGACGGGCTTGAAGAAAAAAACATCCCCATGGAATCAAGAATAATTTCCATAGCAGACTATTATGACAAAATGCATATAAATCCCCAAAGGCTTAAGTCTTCAATAGAAAATTTTATCAAAAATAAAAAAATATCACCTGATAAAATAGACAGAAATACTTTGATTGAAAATTCGGTTATGCACAGTCTTCAACAAAATACATTTTCTCTTTTTGATCCCGATATTTTAAAATTAATGCTTGATCTAATTAAAAACAAAGAACTTGACTACACAGCAAAAATTGAAGTTAAACCCCATGAATTAAAACCCGGAGATCTTCTTGCCAAAGAAATAACAACAGCTTCAGGAAAAGTTGTCCTGGAAAAAGATACAATTTTAGATCTTGAAAAAATTGCAACCTTAAATCATATTTTAAAAACAAACTCACTAAAAGAACCTATAAAAGTAATTGAATATTTTGGAAAAAACTAA
- a CDS encoding DVU0524 family FlgM-associated protein → MQIPAYQIHNVLKAYSRQVSQNKLNAKARPESMKNTAVDKISISPEGKKQGVIDKVASDILQKLTKQDPDIKPEKNLGSRPGQEPGGKSSFLEKYKNNFSYYEIDGNSKRKNTFSFKGIDNSKTKTEELSYDLPIKDLAEDEGDKK, encoded by the coding sequence ATGCAAATACCAGCATACCAAATACATAATGTATTAAAAGCATACAGCAGGCAAGTGAGCCAAAACAAGCTCAATGCAAAAGCTCGCCCTGAAAGTATGAAGAATACAGCTGTAGACAAAATCTCTATTTCGCCTGAAGGCAAGAAACAAGGTGTAATTGACAAGGTTGCATCAGATATCTTACAAAAACTCACAAAACAAGATCCAGATATCAAACCTGAAAAAAACCTTGGAAGCAGACCTGGACAGGAACCTGGAGGGAAATCAAGCTTTCTTGAAAAATACAAAAACAACTTCAGTTATTATGAAATAGATGGAAATTCAAAAAGAAAAAACACTTTCTCCTTTAAAGGAATTGACAATTCAAAGACAAAAACGGAAGAGCTTTCATATGATTTGCCAATTAAAGATCTTGCCGAAGACGAAGGAGATAAGAAATGA
- a CDS encoding LysO family transporter encodes MLKFFLFLFAGILTGVFLRENKKAISFFEKATMFSIFLLLFLFGAEAGLDEKIKTTFYSSGVNGILISISAIAGSIVFSIPVYFFIFRKKEEKK; translated from the coding sequence ATGCTGAAATTTTTTTTATTTCTTTTTGCAGGAATTTTAACAGGTGTTTTTTTAAGAGAAAACAAAAAAGCTATTTCTTTTTTTGAAAAAGCAACCATGTTTTCCATTTTTCTTCTTCTTTTTCTTTTTGGAGCAGAAGCAGGACTTGATGAAAAAATAAAAACCACTTTTTATTCATCTGGAGTAAACGGAATTTTAATTTCCATATCCGCAATAGCGGGAAGTATTGTTTTTTCCATTCCTGTTTATTTTTTTATTTTCAGAAAAAAAGAGGAAAAAAAATGA